One genomic region from Streptomyces sp. NBC_00457 encodes:
- the alc gene encoding allantoicase, translating into MTATPSFTGDANPYGGGDPYADYRTADFPFTQYADLADRQLGAGVIAANDEFFAQRENLLVPGHAEFDPEHFGHKGKIMDGWETRRRRGASADHPWPTAEDHDWALVRLGAPGVIRGIVVDTAHFRGNYPQAVSIEATSVAGFPSPEELLGDDVKWTTLVPRTAVGGHAANGFEVSVEQRFTHLRVNQHPDGGIARLRVYGEVVPDPAWLAVLGTFDVVALENGGQAEDASNLFYSPATNTIQPGRSRKMDDGWETRRRRDQGNDWIKYRLVAQSEIRAIEIDTAYLKGNSAGWASVSVKDGESGEWTEILPRTRLQPDTNHRFVLSAPAVGTHARVDIYPDGGISRLRLHGSLTQQGAAGLAARHQELGG; encoded by the coding sequence GTGACGGCGACCCCGAGTTTCACCGGCGACGCGAACCCGTACGGAGGCGGTGACCCGTACGCGGACTACCGCACCGCCGACTTCCCCTTCACCCAGTACGCCGACCTCGCCGACCGGCAGCTCGGCGCCGGTGTCATCGCCGCCAACGACGAGTTCTTCGCCCAGCGCGAGAACCTGCTGGTGCCCGGGCACGCCGAGTTCGACCCGGAGCACTTCGGGCACAAGGGCAAGATCATGGACGGCTGGGAGACGCGCCGCCGCCGCGGCGCCTCGGCCGACCACCCCTGGCCGACGGCCGAGGACCACGACTGGGCGCTTGTCCGCCTCGGCGCGCCCGGCGTGATCCGCGGGATCGTCGTCGACACGGCCCATTTCCGCGGCAACTACCCGCAGGCCGTGTCCATCGAGGCCACGTCGGTGGCGGGCTTCCCGTCCCCCGAGGAGCTGCTGGGCGACGACGTGAAGTGGACGACGCTGGTCCCGCGCACCGCGGTGGGCGGCCACGCGGCGAACGGCTTCGAGGTCTCCGTGGAGCAGCGCTTCACCCACCTCCGCGTCAACCAGCACCCCGACGGCGGCATCGCCCGCCTGCGCGTCTACGGCGAGGTCGTCCCGGACCCGGCGTGGCTCGCGGTCCTGGGCACCTTCGACGTGGTCGCCCTGGAGAACGGCGGCCAGGCCGAGGACGCCTCCAACCTTTTCTACTCACCGGCCACCAACACCATCCAGCCGGGCCGCTCCCGCAAGATGGACGACGGCTGGGAGACCCGCCGCCGCCGCGACCAGGGCAACGACTGGATCAAGTACCGGCTGGTGGCCCAGTCCGAGATCCGCGCGATCGAGATCGACACGGCGTATCTGAAGGGCAACAGCGCCGGCTGGGCATCGGTATCGGTGAAGGACGGCGAGAGCGGCGAGTGGACAGAGATCCTCCCGCGTACCCGCCTCCAGCCCGACACCAACCACCGCTTCGTCCTGTCCGCCCCCGCCGTCGGCACGCACGCGCGCGTGGACATCTACCCCGACGGCGGCATCTCCCGCCTGCGGCTGCACGGCTCGCTGACACAGCAGGGCGCGGCGGGGCTGGCGGCGCGACACCAGGAACTGGGCGGCTGA
- the allB gene encoding allantoinase AllB — MSDAELVLRSTRVITPEGTRAASVAVSAGKITAVLPYDAEVPSGARLEDFGDDVLLPGLVDTHVHVNDPGRTEWEGFWTATRAAAAGGITTLVDMPLNSLPPTTTVENLRTKQKVAADKAHIDVGFWGGALPDNVTDLRPLHDTGVFGFKAFLSPSGVDEFPHLDQEQLARSLAEIASFGGLLIVHAEDPHHLSAAPQHGGPKYAHFLASRPRDAEDTAIAQLIAQAKRLDARVHVLHLSSSDALPLIAEAKAEGVRLTVETCPHYLTLTAEEVPDGASEFKCCPPIREAANQDLLWQALADGTIDCVVTDHSPSTADLKTDDFATAWGGISGLQLSLAAVWTEARRRGHGLEDVVRWMSERTAQLVGLGQKGAIEAGRDADFAVLAPDATFTVDPAALQHRNRVTAYAGKTLYGVVRSTWLRGERIVVDGEFTDPKGRLLTRTP, encoded by the coding sequence GTGTCCGACGCTGAACTGGTGCTGCGCTCGACGCGCGTCATCACCCCGGAGGGGACGCGGGCCGCCTCGGTCGCGGTCTCCGCCGGCAAGATCACGGCCGTGCTCCCGTACGACGCCGAAGTCCCGTCCGGCGCCCGGCTTGAGGACTTCGGCGACGACGTCCTGCTGCCCGGCCTGGTCGACACCCACGTGCACGTCAACGACCCCGGCCGCACCGAGTGGGAGGGCTTCTGGACCGCCACGCGCGCCGCGGCCGCCGGCGGCATCACCACCCTCGTCGACATGCCGCTCAACTCCCTGCCGCCGACCACGACGGTCGAGAACCTCCGTACGAAGCAGAAGGTGGCCGCCGACAAGGCGCACATCGACGTCGGCTTCTGGGGCGGCGCCCTGCCCGACAACGTCACGGACCTGCGCCCGCTGCACGACACCGGTGTCTTCGGCTTCAAGGCGTTCCTGTCCCCGTCGGGCGTGGACGAGTTCCCGCACCTCGACCAGGAGCAACTCGCCCGCTCCCTGGCCGAGATCGCCTCCTTCGGCGGCCTGCTGATCGTGCACGCCGAGGACCCGCACCACCTCTCCGCGGCCCCGCAGCACGGCGGCCCGAAGTACGCGCACTTCCTCGCCTCGCGCCCGCGCGACGCCGAGGACACGGCGATCGCCCAGCTGATCGCCCAGGCCAAGCGCCTGGACGCACGCGTGCATGTGCTGCACCTGTCGTCGAGCGACGCGCTGCCGCTGATCGCCGAGGCGAAGGCGGAAGGCGTCCGTCTCACCGTGGAGACCTGCCCGCACTATCTGACGTTGACCGCCGAGGAAGTCCCGGACGGGGCCAGCGAGTTCAAGTGCTGCCCGCCCATCCGTGAGGCCGCCAACCAGGACCTGCTGTGGCAGGCGCTGGCCGACGGCACGATCGACTGCGTGGTCACCGACCACTCACCGTCCACGGCCGACCTGAAGACCGATGACTTCGCGACGGCGTGGGGCGGCATCTCGGGGCTGCAGCTGAGCCTGGCGGCGGTGTGGACCGAGGCGCGCAGGCGCGGTCACGGCCTGGAGGACGTCGTGCGCTGGATGTCCGAGCGGACGGCTCAGCTCGTCGGTCTCGGCCAGAAGGGCGCCATCGAGGCCGGCCGCGACGCCGACTTCGCGGTCCTCGCACCCGACGCGACGTTCACCGTGGACCCGGCGGCCCTCCAGCACCGCAACCGCGTCACGGCGTACGCGGGCAAGACCCTGTACGGCGTCGTCAGATCCACCTGGCTGCGCGGCGAACGCATCGTGGTGGACGGCGAGTTCACGGACCCGAAGGGCCGGCTCCTCACCCGCACCCCCTGA
- a CDS encoding IclR family transcriptional regulator — protein sequence MPTSSASTTDSAKSTTGGVQSLERAFDLLERMADAGGEVGLSELSASSGLPLPTIHRLMRTLVACGYVRQQANRRYALGPRLIRLGESASRLLGTWARPYLARLVEETGETANMALLDGDEIVYVAQVPSKHSMRMFTEVGRRVLPHSTGVGKALLANTPDDEVRALLARTGMPAATEKTITTPEGFLAALDDVRRLGYAVDDNEQEIGVRCLAVSVPNSPTAAALSISGPAGRVTETATERIVPVLQQVAGELSEALATSQNHAS from the coding sequence GTGCCGACGTCCAGCGCCAGCACCACCGACTCCGCCAAGTCCACCACGGGCGGGGTCCAGTCCCTCGAGCGCGCCTTCGATCTGCTCGAGCGCATGGCGGACGCGGGCGGCGAGGTCGGGCTGAGCGAGCTGTCCGCCAGCAGCGGGCTGCCGCTGCCGACCATCCACCGCCTCATGCGCACGCTGGTGGCCTGCGGTTACGTACGCCAGCAGGCCAACCGCCGCTATGCGCTGGGCCCCCGCCTGATCCGGCTCGGCGAGTCCGCCTCACGGCTGCTCGGCACCTGGGCCCGCCCCTATCTCGCCCGCCTGGTCGAGGAGACCGGCGAGACGGCGAACATGGCCCTGCTCGACGGCGACGAGATCGTGTACGTGGCGCAGGTGCCGTCGAAGCACTCGATGCGCATGTTCACCGAGGTCGGCCGGCGGGTGCTGCCGCACTCCACGGGCGTGGGCAAGGCCCTGCTGGCGAACACGCCGGACGACGAGGTGCGCGCCCTGCTCGCCCGCACCGGCATGCCCGCCGCCACGGAGAAGACGATCACCACGCCGGAGGGCTTCCTCGCGGCCCTGGACGACGTACGACGGCTCGGCTACGCGGTCGACGACAACGAGCAGGAGATCGGCGTCCGCTGCCTCGCGGTCTCGGTCCCCAACTCCCCCACCGCGGCGGCACTTTCCATCTCCGGCCCGGCGGGACGGGTCACCGAGACGGCGACGGAGCGGATCGTGCCGGTGCTCCAGCAGGTGGCCGGCGAACTCTCCGAGGCACTGGCCACCAGCCAGAACCACGCCTCGTAA
- a CDS encoding DUF6304 family protein — translation MQRLPGRYTDRHGSEEIVFETDGRELIRTTIRGVRFEGDTMDDLGALSGEPPEQAFSFFHGALCSCLLEWEVPIPVEVRGSGVRPGLLRCALRLVGPAGPPPGLGEEPLVTTLHLDGYEFRNEAGQDDFEDALHEIQRKLPRAARLKACVSCAWSDYSPLGRGLMAGLACFRDVKDRYRLVDGKHGPRGIFAIWDDLTEFVQETWLCDQFEHRTTGGYRGPFPYPPVN, via the coding sequence ATGCAGCGCCTGCCCGGCCGGTACACCGACCGGCACGGGTCGGAGGAGATCGTCTTCGAGACCGACGGCCGGGAACTGATCCGTACGACGATCAGGGGCGTCCGCTTCGAAGGCGACACGATGGACGATCTGGGCGCGCTGAGCGGTGAGCCGCCTGAGCAGGCCTTCTCGTTCTTCCATGGGGCACTGTGCTCCTGCCTCCTGGAGTGGGAGGTGCCCATACCGGTCGAGGTCAGGGGCAGCGGTGTCCGCCCGGGACTGCTGCGGTGCGCCCTGCGGCTCGTGGGTCCGGCAGGCCCGCCACCCGGTCTGGGCGAGGAGCCCCTGGTCACCACCTTGCACCTCGACGGGTACGAGTTCCGCAACGAGGCCGGCCAGGACGACTTCGAGGACGCGCTGCACGAGATCCAGCGCAAGCTGCCGCGTGCGGCCCGGCTGAAGGCCTGCGTCTCCTGCGCCTGGTCCGACTACTCCCCGCTGGGCCGTGGCCTCATGGCCGGCCTCGCCTGCTTCCGTGACGTCAAGGACCGCTACCGCCTGGTCGACGGCAAGCACGGCCCCCGGGGCATCTTCGCGATCTGGGACGACCTCACCGAGTTCGTCCAGGAGACCTGGCTCTGCGACCAGTTCGAGCACCGGACCACCGGGGGTTACCGGGGGCCGTTCCCGTACCCGCCGGTGAACTAG
- a CDS encoding DUF5955 family protein — MLRSLGQRRPVTGSDEDPRVAELRTAVSRLRRELAAHPAEFPDRGIAEDELAALAAMTVSGSPEIPRLRRSLLLIAGAIGSVSALSPGLTQVRDAVDMFSEQRRGQG; from the coding sequence GTGTTGCGGAGCTTGGGGCAGAGGCGGCCAGTGACCGGCAGCGACGAGGACCCGAGGGTGGCGGAACTGCGGACCGCGGTGTCCCGGCTGCGCCGCGAACTTGCCGCGCACCCCGCGGAGTTTCCCGACCGCGGCATCGCCGAGGACGAACTCGCTGCGCTCGCCGCGATGACGGTCAGCGGCAGCCCCGAAATCCCCCGCCTGCGCCGCTCGTTGCTCCTGATCGCCGGGGCGATCGGCTCCGTGAGCGCCCTGTCGCCGGGGCTCACGCAGGTGCGCGACGCGGTGGATATGTTCAGTGAACAGCGGCGGGGCCAGGGCTAG
- a CDS encoding nucleotidyltransferase family protein — MTDKQDTVTGLLLAAGGGRRLGGRPKALLEHRGRPLVEHAVGVLRAAGCTRVHVVLGAQAAVVRERARLEGCVLVDNPEWEQGMGSSLRAGLDSLAGTPATAALVSLVDQPGIGPEAVARVLAAYTDEESLVSAAYDGVRGHPVLFGAAHWTGIAATATGDRGARAYLKAHEEEITLVECGDVAEAYDIDTEGDLSHLE; from the coding sequence ATGACGGACAAGCAAGACACCGTGACCGGGCTACTGCTCGCCGCGGGAGGCGGACGACGGCTCGGCGGACGCCCCAAGGCACTGCTCGAACACCGCGGCCGGCCACTCGTCGAACACGCGGTCGGCGTCCTGCGGGCGGCCGGGTGCACCCGCGTTCATGTGGTGCTCGGGGCGCAGGCGGCGGTCGTACGGGAACGGGCGCGGCTGGAGGGATGCGTGCTCGTGGACAACCCGGAGTGGGAGCAGGGCATGGGCTCCTCGCTGCGCGCCGGACTCGACTCGCTCGCCGGGACCCCCGCGACGGCCGCGCTCGTCTCACTCGTCGACCAGCCCGGCATCGGCCCGGAGGCGGTCGCCCGGGTGCTCGCCGCATACACGGACGAGGAGTCGCTGGTCTCGGCCGCCTACGACGGGGTACGCGGGCATCCGGTCCTGTTCGGCGCCGCCCACTGGACCGGCATCGCGGCCACGGCGACCGGGGACCGCGGGGCGCGCGCCTATCTGAAGGCGCACGAGGAGGAGATCACGCTCGTCGAGTGCG